One stretch of Saccharopolyspora erythraea DNA includes these proteins:
- a CDS encoding ABC transporter ATP-binding protein, giving the protein MTELLRVAGLRKSFHSAARAVDDVELTVAEGGSLGLVGESGSGKSTVARMLAGLERPDSGEITLAGESLVDRPRGRRGRLARAKAVQMVFQDPYLSLDPAVTVGRCLDGVLRLHGWSDRPQRHVRVVELLDQVGLEASKQHALPRELSGGQRQRVAIARAVAVQPRLLVLDEAVSALDVSVQAQILRLLAGLRRETGTAQLFISHDLAVVNEVTDTVAVLLRGRVVEQGATRDVLRAPRHPYVRLLKDSIPRVGWDPADIASRRASLLGARP; this is encoded by the coding sequence ATGACCGAACTGCTTCGAGTGGCCGGCCTCCGCAAGAGCTTCCACTCCGCGGCCCGCGCCGTCGACGACGTCGAGCTGACCGTCGCCGAGGGCGGTTCCCTCGGCCTGGTGGGCGAGTCGGGCTCGGGCAAGAGCACGGTGGCCCGCATGCTCGCGGGCTTGGAGCGGCCCGACAGCGGCGAGATCACGCTGGCCGGCGAGTCGCTGGTGGACCGGCCGCGGGGCCGCAGGGGGCGGTTGGCGCGGGCGAAAGCGGTCCAGATGGTCTTCCAGGACCCGTACCTCTCGCTCGATCCGGCGGTGACCGTCGGAAGGTGCCTCGACGGGGTGCTGCGCCTGCACGGCTGGTCCGATCGTCCGCAGCGGCACGTACGGGTGGTCGAACTGCTGGACCAGGTGGGGCTGGAGGCGAGCAAGCAGCACGCGCTGCCGCGGGAGCTCAGCGGGGGACAGCGGCAACGGGTGGCGATCGCCAGAGCGGTCGCGGTGCAGCCGCGGCTGCTGGTCCTCGACGAGGCGGTGTCGGCGCTGGACGTGTCGGTGCAGGCGCAGATCCTGCGGCTGCTGGCCGGTCTCCGCCGCGAGACGGGCACGGCGCAGCTGTTCATCAGCCACGACCTCGCTGTCGTGAACGAGGTCACCGACACCGTCGCGGTGTTGCTGCGCGGGCGGGTCGTCGAGCAGGGCGCCACCCGGGATGTCCTGCGGGCCCCTCGGCATCCCTACGTGCGCCTGCTGAAGGATTCGATACCCCGCGTCGGGTGGGATCCGGCCGACATCGCGTCCCGGCGTGCTTCGCTCCTGGGTGCCCGTCCTTGA
- a CDS encoding ABC transporter ATP-binding protein — protein sequence MSLVELGDLTVTIAGAASPILRGVDLRVGAGEIVGLVGESGSGKSTTALSIVRMLPSSAAVSGRIAVDGRDVLGMKPAALRELRTRTVGVVQQEPRAAFNPLRPVGYFLTEQLCTNLRWSAQDARARVVGLMHECGLREPERMLARYPHELSGGMLQRLVIAAALAVEPELLLADEATSALDVTTQAEIIAILSRMRRERGLGILFITHDLPLAAAFCDRVAVMRAGEVVEEQAARELFAHPESAYTAELLAAVPVLEEEGERA from the coding sequence ATGAGCCTGGTGGAACTCGGCGACCTCACGGTCACCATCGCGGGCGCGGCGAGCCCGATCCTGCGAGGGGTCGACCTGCGCGTCGGCGCGGGAGAGATCGTCGGACTGGTGGGGGAGTCCGGATCCGGCAAGTCCACGACCGCGCTGAGCATCGTGCGCATGCTCCCGAGCTCGGCGGCGGTGTCCGGACGCATCGCGGTGGACGGGCGGGACGTGCTGGGGATGAAACCGGCCGCGTTGCGCGAGCTGCGGACCCGCACGGTCGGAGTGGTGCAGCAGGAGCCGCGCGCCGCGTTCAACCCGCTGCGACCGGTCGGGTACTTCCTGACGGAGCAGTTGTGCACGAACCTGCGCTGGTCGGCACAGGACGCGCGTGCGCGGGTGGTGGGCTTGATGCACGAGTGCGGGTTGCGCGAACCGGAGCGGATGCTCGCCCGGTATCCGCACGAGCTCTCCGGAGGAATGCTGCAGCGCCTGGTCATCGCGGCCGCGCTCGCGGTGGAGCCGGAGCTGCTGCTGGCCGACGAGGCGACCAGCGCTCTGGACGTCACGACCCAGGCCGAGATCATCGCGATCCTCAGCCGGATGCGCCGCGAACGAGGTCTCGGGATCCTGTTCATCACCCACGATCTCCCCCTCGCGGCGGCGTTCTGCGACCGCGTGGCGGTGATGCGCGCGGGCGAGGTCGTCGAGGAGCAGGCCGCACGAGAGCTGTTCGCCCATCCGGAATCCGCGTACACGGCTGAACTGCTCGCGGCTGTTCCGGTACTCGAAGAGGAAGGAGAGCGGGCATGA
- a CDS encoding ABC transporter permease produces MTPSTGSLATSATAAVAAAGRRRHGPLFWTAAGALAALAVAALAAPLIAPHDPTATDFDSILVPPVPEHLLGTDQLGRDLLSRVLHGARTSLVAPLGVLVIATVIGPVLGVVAAWRGGWLDAVFARATDALIAFPGLLFAVLTIAVLGTGVTASVLALGLAYFPAVAKVTRSAARAERKRPYIEAYRVQGMSGAAICLTRLLPRVMPLVLGYVVVLFGDVLLALASLSYLGFGAQPPSPDWGLMVSEGQFAMLEGAMAPTFVPGLVIAGTVVAFNIVGVGIADRLGRTERS; encoded by the coding sequence ATGACCCCGTCCACCGGTTCGTTGGCCACCAGCGCAACGGCGGCCGTCGCAGCGGCCGGGAGGCGCCGGCACGGCCCGCTGTTCTGGACCGCCGCGGGAGCGCTCGCGGCCCTGGCGGTAGCGGCGCTGGCCGCACCGCTGATCGCTCCGCACGATCCGACCGCGACCGACTTCGACTCGATCCTGGTACCTCCGGTACCCGAGCACCTGCTGGGCACCGACCAGCTCGGCCGCGACCTGTTGTCCCGCGTCCTGCACGGCGCCCGCACCAGCCTGGTCGCACCGCTCGGGGTGCTGGTCATCGCCACGGTGATCGGCCCCGTGCTCGGCGTCGTCGCGGCATGGCGCGGTGGCTGGCTGGACGCGGTGTTCGCCCGCGCCACCGATGCGCTGATCGCGTTCCCCGGCCTGCTGTTCGCGGTGCTCACGATCGCCGTGCTGGGTACCGGGGTCACCGCGTCGGTGCTGGCCCTGGGGTTGGCGTACTTCCCGGCGGTCGCCAAGGTCACGCGCAGCGCCGCGCGGGCCGAGCGCAAGCGCCCCTACATCGAGGCGTACCGGGTGCAGGGCATGAGTGGTGCGGCGATCTGCCTGACCCGGCTGCTGCCGCGCGTGATGCCGCTGGTGCTCGGCTACGTGGTGGTGCTCTTCGGCGATGTGCTGCTGGCGCTGGCCAGCTTGAGCTACCTCGGGTTCGGGGCGCAGCCGCCGTCGCCGGACTGGGGCCTGATGGTCTCGGAGGGCCAGTTCGCGATGCTCGAAGGCGCGATGGCTCCGACGTTCGTGCCCGGCCTGGTCATCGCGGGAACGGTGGTGGCGTTCAACATCGTCGGCGTGGGCATCGCCGACCGGCTCGGCAGGACGGAGCGGTCATGA
- a CDS encoding ABC transporter permease: protein MTPLLRWLGQVLVTLLVASFLIFTAMYLAPGDPATVLAGGADNVSDRTLAAIRAEYHLDQPFLVQYLLWLGDAAGGDLGRSFVYGQDVSSLIASRLGTTLWLALYAAVLTIVVGVLLGALSAVRRGSLDSVVSAGTALLAGTPPFVAAAGLIAVFGVGLEWFPVTGAGDGFLGRLHHLTLPAVSLAVASLATITRITRQSMADILMQDHVRVARTRGIPERRVITRHVLRNAVGPIATMAGMITAGLLAGTVVVESVFGLSGVGSLLVNAINTKDFPVTQAVLLCMVLAYVVTTGVTELVQQLADPRLRRAGNTRSGRASASAGDEHQAVAPQDAGAVS from the coding sequence GTGACACCGCTGCTGCGCTGGCTCGGCCAGGTGCTGGTCACCCTGCTGGTCGCGTCGTTCCTGATCTTCACCGCGATGTATCTCGCGCCGGGCGACCCGGCCACCGTGCTGGCCGGTGGCGCGGACAACGTCAGCGACCGCACGCTCGCCGCGATCCGCGCCGAGTACCACCTGGACCAGCCGTTCCTGGTGCAGTACCTGCTGTGGCTCGGCGACGCCGCGGGTGGCGACCTCGGCCGGTCGTTCGTCTACGGCCAGGACGTCAGCTCCCTGATCGCCTCCCGCCTGGGCACCACGCTGTGGCTGGCGCTGTACGCGGCGGTGCTGACCATCGTGGTCGGAGTGCTGCTCGGCGCGTTGTCGGCCGTGCGCCGCGGCTCGCTGGACTCCGTCGTGTCCGCCGGAACCGCCCTGCTGGCGGGGACTCCTCCGTTCGTCGCGGCCGCGGGGCTGATCGCCGTGTTCGGCGTGGGACTGGAATGGTTCCCGGTCACCGGGGCGGGTGACGGCTTCCTCGGGCGTCTGCACCACCTGACGTTGCCTGCCGTCTCGCTGGCGGTGGCGTCGCTGGCGACCATCACCCGGATCACCCGTCAGTCCATGGCGGACATCCTGATGCAGGACCACGTGCGGGTGGCCCGCACGCGGGGCATACCGGAACGGCGTGTGATCACCCGGCACGTGCTGCGCAACGCGGTCGGCCCGATCGCCACCATGGCAGGCATGATCACCGCGGGCCTGCTGGCCGGGACCGTGGTCGTGGAATCCGTGTTCGGGCTCAGCGGTGTGGGGTCGTTGCTGGTCAACGCCATCAACACGAAGGATTTCCCGGTCACGCAGGCCGTCCTGCTGTGCATGGTGCTCGCTTACGTCGTGACCACCGGGGTGACCGAGCTCGTGCAGCAGCTGGCCGACCCTCGGCTGAGGCGAGCCGGGAACACCAGGAGCGGTCGTGCATCGGCTTCCGCCGGTGACGAACACCAAGCGGTTGCCCCACAAGACGCAGGAGCGGTGTCATGA